The genome window AGGAGGCGGCGACGGCGGCGATCCGTGCCGTTCAGGCGTGCGTCGACTCAACAAGCTAACCCCACAACGCCGCAGCCTTGACGCACGGACCGCGTATTACGCCATTGGAGAGGCGCCGGCCCGTGGCCAACCACCGGCCCCCGTTGGGTGCGTGGCCACCGGCCGGGCCGGTGCGTGACAACGCCCTTACCTGGGACGCGAGTCGGCATGTAGGAGAGGGCGGAAGGTGGTCGCGTAGTAGGTTCGCCCGAGATCGTTGAAGGCGTCCCACCTCTCCAGCGTCTTCGAGGGGATCTCGACCGTCCAAAAGTCGTCGGGGATCGGCGCGAGATCGCCCTGGACGCGGCCGGGGGCGATCTCCGCGGTGACGATGCCCTCGCCATCCTCATCCGCCAGGCGGGCGAGGACGTTGCCGTGACCGTCGACGATCTGCGCCTCGCCGAGGAATCGGGAGTCGTAGGTGCGACCTTCGACGCCCGGAATCAGTCCGATGAACTCGCCCGCCTGGGCGGCGTGCACGACGGGGACGCCGAGCCTCCTCGCCAACTCGCCTGGAGCCTGCCGGAGCATGCCTCGGAGTCGCGCCTGGTCGTCCACCTGCTCAGGGGCTACGGGAAGAGGCACGTCCCACCAGCACGAGCCGCCGACGACGAGGTCCACTTTCCCCAGGAGCCTGCGCGCAGTTCGGGAACGGATCAGCTCCCAGCACAGGGCCGCGCCCACAGGCCCGGCCGGGGTCCTGAGGACGCCGTCGTCCGAGCCGCCGATGTAATAGCTGTTCTCCCACATCGTCGGCAGGTCTTTGTCGTGGCGATAGTACCGGCCGTCGGGGAAGACGAGCAGGAAGCTGTTGAAGCAGTCGTCACCTGACTTCGCCAGGAACGACCCGCCAATGACGCTGTCGTGCTTCCGCGAGAGCTTGCGCAGCATCTCCAGGGCGGGGCCTTCGAGCGGCAGCCACGCCGACAGCATCGCCGGGCTGAACGCTGCGGGAGAGGTGAAGAACTCGGGCAAGATCACCCATTGAGCCCCGTCGCGAAACGCCTGGCGCGCCAGCGACTCTGCGTGCGAAAGGTTGTCGGCCACGTCGCCAACCTTCGCCCGCAGCTGGATTGCTGCGATCCGGATTGCTTCCGCCATTGCCCTCCTCCCGCCCATCGCCGAAGAATCGAAGCCTCGGTCGTCAATTCGGCCAAGCCGACCGACCAATGAGTCGACTGCCCGGTCTGGGAAAGGCTGTGCTTCGCGTGCGTCAAATGACGGGGGAGCCCAGCGCTGATTTAACCACGGCGGAATCCGGCCGCAAGCAGAATCCAGGTGATCGACCCCAGGCCCCGCCTTTGGACACGCACCGAAAGGGCCGTATTGCGTGCCAGCCGGCACGGTGGCGATGGGCCGACGAGTGGGTTACGCTCTCCTCTACGGGGAGAGCCATGTCCGACGAAGCGGTGCTGAAACGGTTCGACGAGCTGGGCATCTGGAGGCAAGGCGGCCAGCGTGCGCCACACAAGCCGCTGCTCGTTCTCTACGCCCTGGGCCGGTGGCAGGCAGGTCAGAAGGATGTCGGCTTTCGGCAGGTTGAGACGGATCTGACCGCCCTGCTCCGCGAGTTCGGGCCGTCGAGGAAGCGAGATCTCCCCGAGCAGCCGTTCTGGCGACTCCAGCGCGACGGCGTCTGGGCGGTTCACGCTCCGTCTGGCATCGCCATGAAGACCGGCGACGATATTCCGCGGGCGACCGCCTTACGGTCGAACGACGTCCGCGCCGAGTTCACGGCAGACGTCCAGGCCGCATTATCGGCCGATTCCGGGCTCGCAGCCTCCATCGCGGTTCGGGTGCTTGAACAGCACTTTCCCGAATCGCTCCACCCCGACATTCTCAACGCGGTCGGCCTGTCGCTGGAAACCGCCGTCACGAAACGCAAACGCGATCCGGCTTTCCGGCAGAAGGTGCTGAAAGCCTACGAATACCGCTGCGCGGTCTGCGGCTTCGATCTGCGCATCGGCGCCACGTCCATCGCCCTGGACGCCGCCCACATCCGTTGGCATCAGGCGGGCGGCCCAGAGACGGAAGACAACGGCCTCGCCCTCTGCGTCCTGCATCACAAGACGTTCGACCTGGGAGCGTTCACGGTTCAGGACGGCCTGCTGCTGGTGTCGGACCAGGCCAACGGCTCGACGGGCTTTCAGGAGGCCTTGATGGCCTACCACGGCAAGCCGATCCGGACAGCCCAGCGCCCCGACTGGACGCCGCATCCGGAGCACCTTGGTTGGCACGGGCGCGAGGTCTTCAAGGGCGAGGCGAGGCACGTGCTCCGCGAGAAGAGAATGAATCGAATCTATTAAATTGATATCATATTTTATTCCTTAAATAGAACGGCCATCGCCTTTCGTCCCGAAAAGACGTTGTCCGGGTTGGCGGAGCTGAAGCAGTATCCGAATGGGTTGCCCGGGATGACAGCAATCTGTTCACCCTTGGACGATTCGAAATAGACGCCCTCGACGCGATCCCCCACCGCCATGAGCAAATCGACGACGAAGGAGGTCCAGGTCTGATAGACGCGGGGCTCGACGTACCAGTCGGGGGGCGAGTAGGGATAAGGACTTAAGGGTTCGCCGTCCAATCCCACGACGAGCTTCCAGGTGGACATGGTCGGGTCCTCCTGCCAATGTAAACCCGGTTGGCTCCCCTGCATTGTTCGTGCCAACGTCTGTATTTCTGTGGGCATTTTCATGTGGTCAGTCGCGAATTTCCTGAAACTTCGCAAACGCTCGCCGTACAGAACGACCCAGCGGAACGGGGACCGCTCATGACGACGCGACGGATCACCATTTTCGATGTGATGACGCTGGTCGCCGCGACCGCCTTCGGTCTCTGGCTGGCGCGGTTCAGCTTCGTGGACAGGCCCGCGGCCCCAGCGGGTTGGACGTTCACCTGGCCGCTTACCCCGAGTGCGGGCGGCTACGCCTCAAAGCGGTGGTTGATTCCGATCGCGGAGAAGCTGGTTCCAGTCCTGCCGTGTCTTTCGACGTGGAGCGGCGCGATCCTCGTGATCCGGCTGATTCCGCCGAGACCGAGGCGTAGGAGACTGGTCGGCCAACCGGGCTTCGTCGCGGCGGTCGTCGTGGTCGTCGTCGTTCTCGTCGAGTCGGCGCTGCTGGTGGGATCGGCGAAGCTGGATGGGAGATTCGGCTGGTCGAGCCCGTCCGACGCGGCCCGGTTCGCAGCCAACGGGTTCGTCATGCTCGCGCATCACGCGGGCTGGGCCGTCGCAGCGTCATGGCTGACGCTCGCCCTTGTCGGCCGCTGGCGTTCGGAGGCGGGATGGATCGACCGCCTGGGGCGAGTCCTCGGCGTCGTCTGGATCATGATCGGACCGCCGGCGAGCCTGCTGCTCGACCATGCGGCGTGGTGGGGGAACTTCCTGACGCCTTGAAACCCTGCGTGGTGAGCGCCGTCCAAGGTGGGGTGGCGAGCGAAGGCTCACCTGCGCCAGAGGGGGAACTTCTGGAAAGCCTTGTCGAGCGAGGCGAAAAGCGTCTGGGTCTCGTCGATCTTGGTATTGGTCCGGGCCAGGCTCAGGTTGGTCTGTTCCAGCTTGCGACTGGTCTCCGCCAACTTCTCCTGCATCTCGGCGATCTGGCGATTGGCGGCAAGGAGCTGGGTGTTCGCCTGCGAGATCCCGGCGTTCGTCTTCTCCACGCAGTCGATCACACGGTCGATGCGAGTCACGGTGAAATAGCCGGCGCCGAGCAGGGCGAAGGCGAGGATGATCTGGCGTCCCATATTCGGCTCCGTCGAGGGTGCGACTCCTAAAGACGTGAAAATTCTCGAATGCAACTGCGGTGCCAATCGAATGCGGAGAGGGCCCAGCCTCCGATCGAGAGAGGTTCATGGTGCGCCACGCATCACGCGATCCGTGACCGTCGGCATGCTCTCTTCTCGAACCATCTGGGTTCTGAAAGAATCTACATGGTGTTGTCGCTGGCCTCGTTGAGCCTCGGTGAAAGGGCAACCATCCCATGGGCCACTCTCGTCTCATCCCCCAGTTCACCGTGCTCCGGTTGATGGTCTCCATTGCGGTCGTCGCGGGGGGCCTGGCTTATCTCGTGAACACCAAGGGGGCCTACTGGGCTGCTCTCTCCAACGTCCCGCTTCGATTCACGATCCTTGACGACGCGAGCGGCCGGCCGATCCCGCACGCTTCCGTGAGGCTCCCTGGGACCCCCGTCTACGAGTCCCCTCCCACCGGCGACGACGGCCAGACGACGGTCGTCGTCAGCGTGATGTGCAGCGGCGAGACGGGCCTCCTGCGCAAGACCCGCCACGCGAACTTCGGCCCCTGGCGCATCCGGGTTGTGGCTCCCGGCTACAAGACGTTCGTGGAGAGCCTGGAGGATCACACGCAAGACGCCCGGTTCCACGAGGAGAACCCCAACCCGCCTCCCATCGTCATCCGAATGCAACGCGAGCCCGAGCGCCCGGCTTCGGGTGGCGACGGAGGAGCGACCGGGGCTGTGGGGACGCCCGGAACTCCTGGTTGATCAGGTTCAGGTTCGCGGCCGAGGCCGCTTCCGTCGGGCCTGGGCCCCGCGTGGCTCGGTTCAGGCAAACAGGCCGGGGATCGGTTCCCAGCCGATCATGGTCTGGGAGAATTCGCGCGGGAGGCTGGGGACGAGTCGAAGCTGGGAGACGTCGAACAGCGTGTGCATGATCGTGGCGATCAGGTGGCGGGGGGTGACGGCCTGAGACTGAGGCGCGGAGCCGTCGCGGTTGGAGAGGCCGATGACCTGGCCGGCGGGGAGGCCGCCGCCGGTCAGGAGCAAGGGGCCGAGGTTCCCCCAGTGGTCGCGTCCTCCCTGGCCGTTGATCCGGGGGGATCGACCCATCTCACCGCAGGCGACGAGCAGGATCTTTTCATCCAGGCCTCGCGCGTGCAGGTCGTCGATGAAGGCGGACAAGGCGTGGTCCAGCGGGGGGCCCATGTAGCGCATCCCCTCTTCCATCGTGGCGTTGTTCTGGTCGGCGTGCATGTCCCAGACGAAGTTGGTCGTCACCGTGACGAACCCGCAGCCGCGCTCGCAAAGGCGACGAGCCAGGAGCAGCAGCTTGCCCAGCGACTTGGCGTTGTCCGCGTAGTTCTTGTGGTTGTTCCACTTCTTGTCGATGGCGTCCGGTCGGACGAGGGGGGCGGTGTCGTAGCGGGCCACGAGCCGAGGGTCTTCCCGTTCCAGGTCGAACGCCTCGGCCAACCCGCCGCTGAGCAGCCGGCAGGCCTGGTCCCACATCCCGTCCACCCCTTCGAGCGTCCGATCGTGATCGAGCCGACGCGCGAGCCCGTCCAGCGAGGCGAGCAGGGCGCGGCGGTCGTCGAGCCGTTCGCGAGGAAAGGCCAGGCTCATCGAACCGGCCCCGTCCCCCTGACTGGGGTCGAACGGCGCGTGCGCCGCGGAGAGCGGGCCGGTCGCGTTGAAGCGGCCGAAGCTCGTCGTCACGGGCCGCGTGGAGGAGTCCACGGCGCGAGGGAATAGGACGACGTTCGTCGGCATTCCGGTCCGAGGGTCGTTGGCCCCAGCGACTCGCGAATACACCGAGCCGAGGTTCGAGCCGAAGCTGTCGCGACCCACCAGCGGCTTGAGGTCGTGGTTGGCGTCGCCCGGCACGAACGACCGGACGATGTTCAGCCGGTCGGCCCTCGCGGCCAGGCCGGGGAACGAACCGCCGAAGGTGACCCCCGGAATGCTCGTGGCGAGCTCGCCCGTGGCGCTCCGGATCCGGTCGGGCATCCCCATCTTCGGGTCGAAGGTCTCGAACTGGCTCGGCCCGCCGTGGAGGAAGAGGAAGATGACCGACTTCCCCGTGAGCACCCCCGGAATCGTCTCGGCCCGAGCCCGCAGCGCGGCCAGGTCCGACAGGCTCAGTCCCCCGGCGGCGATCGCGGCCGAGCCGCCGATCTTCAGGAAGCTCCGTCGATTCTGTCGGGCGTCCCGATCGAAGAGCGTCAACATGGCGAGCCTCGCACTCTCAGACGATCGAGGGCCATGGACGAAGCGCTCGCCGCCGCGTCTCATGGGCCGTCAGCCGAGGCGATTAGAACCGATCGCGCTCCCGGAAGCCACCGGATAATCACCCCCGAACCCGTGGCGTCGTGGGATCGGCGACGGACCATTCGCGGCCCAGCTTGCTCTGAGGCATGATGACGTCCTACTATTTTCTTAGTGGCGATTCCGACGCCAAGGCTTGCCAACGCTCTTCAGCACGGAGCCCCTCTCGATGCGACCGATGCTCGCCATCTGCTTGACCTTGCTGGCCTCGTACGCGGCGGCGCAAGATGACAGGCCGATCCCGCAAGACCACGCCAAGATGGAAGCGCTCGACCGCGAATGCCGGGAGTGGCACCTCCAGACGTTCCCGCAGGCGTACGATCGTGTCGGCAAAAAGAACCCCAAGTGGGACGACCTGGCCCGAGGCGCCCTGGATCTACTCGCTCGCAAGGCCTCGGATCAAATCGATCCGCCCATCACGGACGCTGATATTCGCGACGCGATGAAGAAGGCGGTCGACGCCGGCTGCGACGACCCGCTCGTCCGCTTTTATCTCGCCTTTCTCTCGCCGCCCGCGAAGGCGGAGATGGCGGAGTTCACGAAGAAACTACGGGCGATCTCTGACGCGATGAAGCAGAGTGCCTACCCGCCGATCCGTAAAGCGTTCGTCTTCCTCGCCGCCGCGGATTATGCGTCGTTGAAGGAGAACATCAGCGAGGACGAAAAGAAGCAGGTCGCGCGAGAACTCGACGGCGTCCTGGAATTACTGCCCAAGAGCATGGCCGAGGATCCGAGGGGCGAGCAATGGTATTACCGCTGGAATCAGATCATCCGGTCCGCCGTCGCCATCAACAAAGTGCTCTCCGGCGACCATAAGGCCGCCTTCGACCGCGTCGACTCCAAGCTCGCCAAGTTCGGGGGGGCCGAATACTCGCGACTGGCGGCCAAGGGGGCCTTCTACATCGATTGGGCGTGGGAAGCGCGGGGCGGCGGTTACGCCAACACGGTCACCGAGGAGGGATTTCGCCTCTTCGATTCGCGGCTCAACGCGGCCAGGGAGGCCCTGGAGCAGGCATGGAAACTGAACCCGGCCAGCACGATCGTGCCGAACCTGATGCTGACCGTCGAGACGGGGAACGGGGGCGGCGATCGCGAGGCGATGGAGACGTGGTTCGAGCGTGCGATGCGGAACAACGGGAACGATCACCGTTCATGCTCGGCGAAACTGAACTGGTTGGATCCCAAGTGGTACGGGGATGAGGAAGGCGAGGAGATGGTGGCTTTCGGCAGGGCTTGCGCCGCCACCAAGAACTGGGGCGTCGGCCTCCCGATCCTCGCCCTGGACGCTCATTACCGCCGTTTCACGAGGATGGAACCCGGCGAATGGAAGACTTACATCAGGAAGCCGGACGTGTGGGCGGATTTCTCGACGGTCTACCCCGAACACCTGAAGCGACACCCCGACGACCATATCGTGCGGAGCAAGTACGCCATGGCGTGTTTCACGAGCGAGCACTTCCAGGAAGCGAAGGAGCAGTTCGATATCCTGGGCGACAACCTCTGCGAGTGGATCACGGGGCCGAGATGGGATCTTGAGGAACTGAAGCGATGCCGCGAGGAGACCACGAAGTACCTCGCGTCCCAGAAGAAATAAGCCGACCTGCCAGGGCGGGGCGCCCGACACCGACCGCCTCGCCTCGCCCCGCCACGGCCTTGGCGACGACGATCAGGCGGTTGAATCGGCTTCGACGAAGCGCGTGGTGAGCGGGCTGGAACGGCCGTAAGTTCGATCGTCACTCCACCGTGAATACACCGACCCCAATGCCGGCCGCGGCGGAAAGCGTCAGGGTCGTCAGCCAGAACCGTCGGATGGAAGTCTCGCTGGGCAGCGGTCGCGTCCCGGATCGTTGAGGGCGGTCAATTCCTCTCGCGGACGTTCTCCTGGTTGAGCGAGAAATCCATGAAGCGAACGGTGAGCGGTTCCTTCGAGGCGTTGGAGCCGATGAGCCCGATTCTGACCTTGTCGGGGAACCTCATCGGGAGCTGCTGGAGGGTGAAGACGAACTGATTTGTGCCGAAGAAACAGCGTACGGCCCCATCCAGGCGGACGATCCGGACCTTCAGCGGACCTTCGGGGGCATGCTGGACGAAGGGGCCCTGGAGCCGGCCGTTGTCGCGGAACTCGACGACGACCTCGGTCTTGGTCGTGGTCCCTCGGCCGCCGTTGAAGCGGTCTCGTTCGACGGTGACGCCTCGCTCGATCCAGACGTAGTTGTTCTTGTCCTCGTAAACGACGAGGCCGGCCCCCTGGTAGGTGTTGGGCAGAGACTTCCCCTTGTGCTTGGCGGGCTCAAGGCCCGGCAGCAGCGAGCCGCCGACCTGCACGCTCATGTCGAAGTCCCCCTGGACTTCGGTGAGCGTCATCGGGGACGGCCGCGAGGCGAAGTCCGGTCCCAGCAGGAAGACGCCGGCGGGGACGTCCAGGACGACGCCGTCTTCGCGTTTGGTCAGCTTGCAGGCCTTTGATGGGTCGACGAGGTCGCCGGGGTTGATCGAGCTGGCTCCGTCGTCCCCCCCCTGCGCGGGGTTGCGCACCACGAGGGTCGAGGCGCCGGGGACGGAGGGGACGACATAGCGGAAGGGCTTCTCCCGGATCGTCGCCCCAGACTCGTCGCGGGCGCAGATCTGAAAACTCATCGCCCGTCCGTTCGTCGGCCGAACGCGGATCGTGCCCGAGAGCCGACCGGCTCGATTCTCGAGCGGCGCTCGGTCCGCGCCGGGGATCTCCGCCCAACCCGCGATTGGATCAGGGGATGCGGGCGACTCCGGTCCGGCGAGCAGTTCCACCGATCGGAGCTTGCTGAACGGGTCGATCGCCGCTCCGCGGACGTCGAGGACGGTCTCGCCGCCCTTCGTCGACATGACTCCCAGGCGGACGCGTCCGACGCGGCCGGCGATCATCCGCACCAACTCGGAGGCAGGGACCGCGAAGCCGATGTTGGTGTTCGCGATCTTCGCCACGGCCAGTCCGACCAGCCGGCCCTTCTCGTCGACCACCGGGCCGCCGCTGTTGCCCGGATTGATCGAGCCGTCGATCTGGACCACCGTCAGGCGGCCGGCCTCGTCGTACTGGAGCCGCGACACCGAGCCCCGCGCGGTCGAGGCCGAGGGATTGCGGTGGTCCCCCGGGTCGCTCGCGCCGGGGAGCATGCCGGGAAGATCGCCGAACGGGAAGCCGCAGATGAGGACCGGCGTCGTCTCGGTTGCGTCCGAGACGGAAGACGGCTCGATCGGGGCCGGCGGCGACGGGACGCCGTCGACTTGCAAGAGGGCCAGGTCCCGATTCCCCTCGCGATCGTAGGCGATCACCCGGGCCATCCTGCTGACCTCGCGGCCTCCCGGCATACCGCTGCGGAAGACCGCCGTGATCGAGGAACGGGAAGCGGCGGTCGTCTCGTCGCCCTCGGTCTCCTGGGCGTTGCGCATGCCCACGACGTGGTGGTTGGTGGCGATGTAGGCCGTGTTCCCGTCGACCCGGACGACGAATCCCGTTCCGCTCGACTGCTCTCGACCCTGGCCGACCTTCAGGTAGACGGTCGCCTCCTTGATCCGGGTCACCAGGTCCGTAAGGCTCGGCGCGGAGGCCGGCGGAGTCGCCGATGGAGCGGCCGGCGGGGCTGCCGGGGCAGCGGCCGGCGGGATCGCCGGAGGAGCGGTCGGTGGGATCGCCGGAGGAGCTGCTGGTTTCGAGGCGGCCTGGACCACGGCGGGATTTGCGGCCGGCGGTGCGATCGGGCCCGGAGAAGAAGGCGCCCCGGCAAGTCCCGGCTGCACCCCCAAATTCGGAGGCTGCGGGGGCAGGTTCAGTGGTTGCAGGGGAGTCGACAGACCCGTGAGCGGCGTGGCTGCCAAAGGGCCGTTCGTCGGCCGGATCCAGGTGCGAGGGTTGGAGGGGAACTTCGCGACGGGCGGCGGCGGACTGGGGGCGAGCAGCCTCGTCACGGCGATCCAGGCAAGCGCCGCGACCAGGAGCCCGGCGCTTCCAGCCCCCAGCCGTTTGGGCGTCCAGAACGGGGCTTCATACTCCTCATCGAGCCAGTCGTCGTCCTCTTCCGCCCCCGGATCCTCGGGCGGGGCTTCCGAGGGCGGAATCGGTTCGGAATCGACCTGGGGACGACTCTTCGTCATGGTCAGCGCGGTGGGTTCCTCTGGCTCGTCGTCGACGGCAGGAGCGGCTGCCGGGGCATGACGCGTTACGGTGACCAGATTCCGGCAGGAGACGCAGACGGCGCGGGGACCGACGAACCCCTCGGGGAGCGAATGCGTGGCGTTGCAATAAGGGCAGGTGAACTCGGTCGCCATGAGCGCCTCGCTCGACTGGAGTCGGGGTTCGGGATTCGCAATGTCGCCTGTGCGATGCGATGCATTTTGCGACTCCAGTCTAACCTGGCGCGAGTCATGGCGGAAAGAGTTTGGAATCGTCTCTCTGGAGCGAATCCCGTCGCCATGGACCGGGAATGAGAGAACACCTGGCCGTTGGGTAAGCGAGGCGTCTCTCCTTTCCTCAGCTCAGCCTTTGCCCCGGCGCGCGGCCTCAATCGCCGCGATGTCGATCTTCCCCATCGTCATCATGGCTTCCATGGCTCGCTTCGCGGCGGCTCGATCCGGGTCGGTCGTCGCTTCGAGCAGCACGCGCGGCGTGATCTGCCAGGAGAAGCCCCACTTGTCCTTGCACCAACCGCAGGCGCTCTCCTCGCCGCCGTGGTCGACGATCGCGTTCCAGTAGCGGTCGGTTTCTTCCTGGTTCTCGGTCAGCACCATGAAGCTGACTGACTCGTTCGGCTTGAAATTCGGCCCGCCGTTGAGGCCGATGTAATCCTGGCCCAGGACGGTGAACTCGACGATCAGTTCCTCGCCCTCCTTCATGGACGGATTGTCCGCGGCGGAGGCGTGCCCCTTCCCGACGTGGCTGTCGGGGAACACGCTGGCGTAGAACTCGGCCGCCTCGCGGGCCTTGCCATGATCGAACCACAGGCAGGTCTTCATTTTGTTCATATCTCGCTCTCCTCGCTTGGAGCCGACGAAACTGAAGGGATGACCCGGTCATCTCTCCTGGAGAGATCACGACGTCAGGGGATTGAAACCAGTTATCGACGATAAGTCAACATGCGTACAGTAAAAATCTGGCTTTCGCGGCAGTTGGTGGATTCGTCGCAAGGTTGCGTCGAGGCGGCCGGCGCTCCAGAATGGAGCGATTCGGTCCTCGGCGCGACATCTGCCGCCCCGGGACGTCGACCTTGTTTCGGAATACGACTCAGCCAGGGGGAAGACGAGATGAACGGCGAGACGAGGACTAGCCGGCGCGGGTTCCTGATGGGGGCCGGCGCGGGCGCGGCGGCGGGCCTGGCGTTCCCGACGATCCTGACGAGCAAGACGCGGGCCGGCCTGGTCGCTCCGTCCGAGCGGATCCGGCTCGGGTTCATCGGCGTCGGTCGGCAGGGGAACGACAACCTCAAGGGCTTCCTGGGCAAGAAGGAAGTCGAGGTCGTCGCCCTGGCGGACGTTGACAAGAAGCACCTGGCCTCCACGGCCGACGTCGTCCAGAAGGCTGGCGGCAAGCCGGCGACGTTCGGCGACTACCGCAAGCTGCTCGACGACGACTCGATCGACGCCGTCGTCGTCTGCACCCCCGACCACTGGCACGCCCTGGCGACGACCGACTCCTGCGCCGCCGGCAAGGACGTCTACTGCGAAAAGCCGCTCAGCCTGACCATCGCCGAGGGGCGACGGATGGTCGACGTGGCCCGCGCCTCCAAGCGGGTCGTGCAGACCGGCAGCCAGCAGCGCTCCGACGACCGCTTCCGCCTGGCCTGCGAGCAGGTCCGCAGCGGTCGGCTGGGGAAGATCAAGGAGGTCCACGTCCTGCTGCCGAAGGTCAACTTCGCCGGCCCGGCCGTCGCCGACTCCACCCCTCCCGCCGAGCTGGACTACCAGTTCTGGCTTGGCCCCGCCCCCGAGCGGCCCTACAACGAGAAGCACGTCCACTACCTCTTCCGCTTCTTCTGGGACTACTCCGGCGGCCAGATGACGAACTTCGGCGCCCACCACCTGGACATCGCCCAGTGGGCCCTCGGCCGCGACGAATCCGGCCCGTCGGAGATCGAGGCGACGGCCACCTTCAACAAGGACCACTGGTTCGAGGTCGCCGAGACCAGCAAGATCGTCTACACCTACGATGACGGCGTGAAGCTCCTCTGCCTGCAGGGCGAGGGCAAGGGCCACTCGGTCCAGTTCAAGGGCGAGAAGGGCGAAATCGGCGTCTCCCGCGGCAGCATCTCCGCCAGCAATCCGGATCTGCTCAAGCAGGAGGGCCACAGCGACACGGTCCACCTGTACGTCAGCAAGAACCACCACCAGAACTTCCTCGACTGCGTCAAGTCGCGCAAGAACCCGATCTGCGACGTCGAGATCGGCCACCGCTCGGCGACCGTCTGCCACCTGGGGAACATCGCCATCCGGGCCGGCCGGAAGATCAAGTGGGACCCCAAGGCCGAGACGATCGTCGGCGACGCCGAGGCCGCCTCGATGCTCTCCCGCCCGTATCGCTCCCCCTGGAAGCTCCCTGACCCGGCCGCCGTCAAGCCCAAGGCCGTCGCCGCGGCCGCCGCGGGCGCCTGAGGCGTCGACCGGATCGAGACGAATTTGTTAGGATTTAACGACGCACGCCGCGAAGCCGCGGCGTGCGTCGTTGTGTTTTGATGGATGACTTCCTGAGACTCTTCACGGATCCCCTCCCCCGGGCTTCGGTTTCGGCCGGGTGTCGGGTGCCATGCCCATGCTTGCGTAGCCATGGCAGCCGATTCGAAAGGCGGCGTCGACGATGAGTCGTCGTGGGCTGGACGGAGATGAGTGAGGAGTCTCGATGTTCTTGATCTGTCGAGGCGGACTGATG of Paludisphaera rhizosphaerae contains these proteins:
- a CDS encoding carbon-nitrogen hydrolase family protein; the encoded protein is MAEAIRIAAIQLRAKVGDVADNLSHAESLARQAFRDGAQWVILPEFFTSPAAFSPAMLSAWLPLEGPALEMLRKLSRKHDSVIGGSFLAKSGDDCFNSFLLVFPDGRYYRHDKDLPTMWENSYYIGGSDDGVLRTPAGPVGAALCWELIRSRTARRLLGKVDLVVGGSCWWDVPLPVAPEQVDDQARLRGMLRQAPGELARRLGVPVVHAAQAGEFIGLIPGVEGRTYDSRFLGEAQIVDGHGNVLARLADEDGEGIVTAEIAPGRVQGDLAPIPDDFWTVEIPSKTLERWDAFNDLGRTYYATTFRPLLHADSRPR
- a CDS encoding phosphorothioated DNA-binding restriction endonuclease, whose amino-acid sequence is MSDEAVLKRFDELGIWRQGGQRAPHKPLLVLYALGRWQAGQKDVGFRQVETDLTALLREFGPSRKRDLPEQPFWRLQRDGVWAVHAPSGIAMKTGDDIPRATALRSNDVRAEFTADVQAALSADSGLAASIAVRVLEQHFPESLHPDILNAVGLSLETAVTKRKRDPAFRQKVLKAYEYRCAVCGFDLRIGATSIALDAAHIRWHQAGGPETEDNGLALCVLHHKTFDLGAFTVQDGLLLVSDQANGSTGFQEALMAYHGKPIRTAQRPDWTPHPEHLGWHGREVFKGEARHVLREKRMNRIY
- a CDS encoding DUF1501 domain-containing protein, whose product is MLTLFDRDARQNRRSFLKIGGSAAIAAGGLSLSDLAALRARAETIPGVLTGKSVIFLFLHGGPSQFETFDPKMGMPDRIRSATGELATSIPGVTFGGSFPGLAARADRLNIVRSFVPGDANHDLKPLVGRDSFGSNLGSVYSRVAGANDPRTGMPTNVVLFPRAVDSSTRPVTTSFGRFNATGPLSAAHAPFDPSQGDGAGSMSLAFPRERLDDRRALLASLDGLARRLDHDRTLEGVDGMWDQACRLLSGGLAEAFDLEREDPRLVARYDTAPLVRPDAIDKKWNNHKNYADNAKSLGKLLLLARRLCERGCGFVTVTTNFVWDMHADQNNATMEEGMRYMGPPLDHALSAFIDDLHARGLDEKILLVACGEMGRSPRINGQGGRDHWGNLGPLLLTGGGLPAGQVIGLSNRDGSAPQSQAVTPRHLIATIMHTLFDVSQLRLVPSLPREFSQTMIGWEPIPGLFA
- a CDS encoding S1C family serine protease: MATEFTCPYCNATHSLPEGFVGPRAVCVSCRNLVTVTRHAPAAAPAVDDEPEEPTALTMTKSRPQVDSEPIPPSEAPPEDPGAEEDDDWLDEEYEAPFWTPKRLGAGSAGLLVAALAWIAVTRLLAPSPPPPVAKFPSNPRTWIRPTNGPLAATPLTGLSTPLQPLNLPPQPPNLGVQPGLAGAPSSPGPIAPPAANPAVVQAASKPAAPPAIPPTAPPAIPPAAAPAAPPAAPSATPPASAPSLTDLVTRIKEATVYLKVGQGREQSSGTGFVVRVDGNTAYIATNHHVVGMRNAQETEGDETTAASRSSITAVFRSGMPGGREVSRMARVIAYDREGNRDLALLQVDGVPSPPAPIEPSSVSDATETTPVLICGFPFGDLPGMLPGASDPGDHRNPSASTARGSVSRLQYDEAGRLTVVQIDGSINPGNSGGPVVDEKGRLVGLAVAKIANTNIGFAVPASELVRMIAGRVGRVRLGVMSTKGGETVLDVRGAAIDPFSKLRSVELLAGPESPASPDPIAGWAEIPGADRAPLENRAGRLSGTIRVRPTNGRAMSFQICARDESGATIREKPFRYVVPSVPGASTLVVRNPAQGGDDGASSINPGDLVDPSKACKLTKREDGVVLDVPAGVFLLGPDFASRPSPMTLTEVQGDFDMSVQVGGSLLPGLEPAKHKGKSLPNTYQGAGLVVYEDKNNYVWIERGVTVERDRFNGGRGTTTKTEVVVEFRDNGRLQGPFVQHAPEGPLKVRIVRLDGAVRCFFGTNQFVFTLQQLPMRFPDKVRIGLIGSNASKEPLTVRFMDFSLNQENVRERN
- a CDS encoding VOC family protein, with protein sequence MNKMKTCLWFDHGKAREAAEFYASVFPDSHVGKGHASAADNPSMKEGEELIVEFTVLGQDYIGLNGGPNFKPNESVSFMVLTENQEETDRYWNAIVDHGGEESACGWCKDKWGFSWQITPRVLLEATTDPDRAAAKRAMEAMMTMGKIDIAAIEAARRGKG
- a CDS encoding Gfo/Idh/MocA family protein, with amino-acid sequence MNGETRTSRRGFLMGAGAGAAAGLAFPTILTSKTRAGLVAPSERIRLGFIGVGRQGNDNLKGFLGKKEVEVVALADVDKKHLASTADVVQKAGGKPATFGDYRKLLDDDSIDAVVVCTPDHWHALATTDSCAAGKDVYCEKPLSLTIAEGRRMVDVARASKRVVQTGSQQRSDDRFRLACEQVRSGRLGKIKEVHVLLPKVNFAGPAVADSTPPAELDYQFWLGPAPERPYNEKHVHYLFRFFWDYSGGQMTNFGAHHLDIAQWALGRDESGPSEIEATATFNKDHWFEVAETSKIVYTYDDGVKLLCLQGEGKGHSVQFKGEKGEIGVSRGSISASNPDLLKQEGHSDTVHLYVSKNHHQNFLDCVKSRKNPICDVEIGHRSATVCHLGNIAIRAGRKIKWDPKAETIVGDAEAASMLSRPYRSPWKLPDPAAVKPKAVAAAAAGA